One genomic window of Corynebacterium sp. sy039 includes the following:
- a CDS encoding MarR family winged helix-turn-helix transcriptional regulator — MSSELPSQTAQSLAEYPQEFRYVILALQRQGNRQLNKVFSELKLTNSQAEAIEVVGALGPLTTKEVGQNLICETGSPSRLLSTLAHKGLTVTSQPAQDKRATLHALSPEGRRVLKKILQQRTSFENNLADALATAAKAHPGDTLKQLVSLLTEPELKGAVSRRFPHLFT, encoded by the coding sequence TTGTCTTCAGAATTACCATCCCAAACAGCTCAATCCCTCGCTGAATACCCACAAGAGTTTCGTTATGTAATCCTTGCCCTCCAACGCCAAGGAAATCGCCAGTTGAATAAGGTCTTTTCTGAACTAAAACTTACAAACTCCCAGGCAGAAGCGATTGAGGTGGTGGGTGCACTCGGTCCACTAACCACTAAAGAAGTAGGGCAGAATCTCATTTGTGAAACTGGCAGCCCTAGTAGACTTCTGAGCACTCTGGCGCATAAGGGGTTAACCGTAACCTCACAGCCTGCACAGGATAAAAGAGCAACACTGCACGCCTTATCACCTGAAGGGCGTCGGGTGCTGAAGAAAATCCTGCAGCAGCGTACTAGCTTTGAGAACAATCTCGCTGACGCATTAGCCACAGCTGCAAAGGCTCACCCTGGGGATACCCTAAAACAATTGGTGAGCCTTCTGACAGA